In the genome of Achromobacter sp. MFA1 R4, the window CTCATCGCACCGGGTGCTTCGCACCTGGTCGAACAAACAAGCCGGCAGCCGCCGGCTTGTTTCTTTTTGCGCCCGTGTCTCTTGCACGCATTTCGTTTGCGCGCATTTCTGTTGTGGCTCGCAGGGACATCCTCCCGCACCGCGGCGCATTGCCCCCGCCGGAGAGCGCGCATGCGCGTCGTCCCGGCTCAGGAACGATCGACCCTGTCCGGTTTTCCCCGGTAGGTTCGATTCCTCGCCAAGCCGCCCTTTTCCGTCGCTATTCGCCCATTGGCTGCCTGGTCGCTTGCCCCATAATTGCCTCCGCACGTTTGTATCCGTATTTTTCACCCAATGACCGCCACGCCTCCCGATCCACTCGCTACGCAGCACGACAGCACTCCGGATCACGATGACCAGGGGCCCGCGGACTCGCAGACCCGGCGTCTGCGCGAAGAAAATCGCGCCTTGCGCGAGCTGCTGGCCGCCCAGGTGCATGCCTCGCTGCCCCGGCAGGAGCCCGGCTGGTTCAAGCGGCTGTGCTGGTGGCTGATTTCGGCACCGGGCGCGGCGCTGGTCGGGTGGCGCAGTTTGCTCGGACGCGATGAGGCCGAACCCATGACGCGCCGCCGTGTGGGGTGCGCGACGTTGACCGTGCTCTATACGCTGGCCATCTATGCCGCCCTGGTGCTGCTCGTGGTGTCATGGAATTCGCCCAGCACCCCGAACTCGGGCGCGACCGCCGCCAGCCCGGTGCGCGTGCCGCTGGCGCCGTCGCCGCCGCTGCCCATGCCCCCGGAGCCCGATGTGGGCAGCAAGGGCGCGGACGCGACGCCTGATGGCACGACACAGGACGAGCCGTCCCGAACCGCATCGCCGGCGGCCGACACGTCGCCCTCCGCCCCGGCAGTGGAGCATGCTCCTGCCACGCCGGACACCGCGGACAGCGCTTCCGCTGCGCCAGAGCCTGCGGCTTCTGCCGCGCAGGACCGGCCGGCCACCGCCGAATCGCCGCACGCTCCTTCGGCCCCGCAGCCCACCCTGCGCATCACCGAAATCCCCGCCCCCGACCCGATGGCCTGGGTTGCCGTGCTCGACGGCGAGTTGGCGCGTTGCGCGGAACTCGGATTTTTCGAGCGTCCCGACTGCGCGTGGACAGCGCGCAAGCAGTATTGCGAGGCCAACCACGGCTGGGGCGTCGTGAAGGAATGCCCGGCGCAACCTTGATGCATCCGGCCGCCCGTGTCACATGCCAGCCACGAACCCGCGCCACAATGCACCGCGGCCCGCAATCATTGCGAAATGTTTTGCATCATTCCAAGGGCGTGCCCCATAATGCCACTTGCTTCGGCCAATGAATCGGCCTCACATCACCAGGACACCTAGACCATGGATGCTTCCGTCAACAACACCGTCAATTCCGCCTTGGCCCTGCGCGACGCGAACCTCATGATGGAGGTTCAGGCCAGCGTGACGAAGAAGGCAATCAATGCGCAGGCCGATTCGGTGGCGACCTTGATGCAATCGCTGCCGGTCCTGGCGATCGACGGGACGCTGGGTTCGCGCATCAATACGCACGCCTGAACCCGCATCGCGCGGCGGCATGCCGCGTGGTCCCGAATGAAAGATCAGCCGCCCGCACCGGGCGGCTTTTTTATGTCCGGCTGGTGGTGCCCGGACGCCCAGCCGATGCCTCGACGCACCCGCCCCCACGCCCGCACCCACCCGCGCCTCCGCGCCCCGCCCTCCGTCAATCCGCCGGCTTTGCCGCCAACCCCACGATCAGTTTGGCCAGCAGCGCATCCAGTTGCCCCTGCTCCTTCTGCGTCAAGGACGACAGCGCCTGCTGCTCGTTCGCGACGTGCAGCGGCAGCATCTTGTCGATGAGCGCCAGGCCGGCCGGCGTCAGCCGTACCAGGGTGCTGCGCCGGTCGTTGGGGGAAGGCACGCGTTCGATGAGCCCCTTGCGTTCAAGCCGGTCGAGCCGGCTGGTCATCGCGCCTGACGACAGCATCAAGCCTTCATGCAGCTCGGTGGGTGTCATGGCATAGGGGTGGCCCGAGCGCCGCAGCGTGGCGATGACGTCGAACTCGCCTTGATGCAGCTCGAACTGCGCGGCCAGCGGCAGGAACCAGTGGCGCTCCAGCAGGTGGGTGGCTTCCAGCAGGCGTCCCACCAACGCCATCACGTTGGCGTCGATGTCCGGCCGTTCGCGCTGCCATTCTTCCCGGGCACGCCTTGCGCGGTCTTTCATGGTTGCCTCTATATGAAGCTATTTTGGATGGAAGCAATGATATCCCGTTGCAGGACCAGCAACCCCATCTATATACTTCGATATCAAATAACTTTACGTCGAGATAGTTTATGCGGAGCCTGCCGTTTCGCCCCCTGCTGGTCGTCGTCGCCATCGTGGCGGTGGCGCTGAATCTGCGTCCCGCCTTGGCGGCGATCGGGCCGCTGCTGGACATGATCCAGGCGGCCACCGGCGCGACCCACACGCAGGCCAGCCTGCTGACCACCTTGCCCGTGTTCGTGATGGGCCTTTGCGCGCTGGCCGGGCGGCACGTCACCGGCCGGTTGAGCGAACGCGGCGGAATCGGCCTGGGACTGGCACTGGTGGCCCTCGCCTGCCTGGCCCGCTACGTGGCGGTGGACACCTATGGGCTGTTGCTGACGGCAGCGGTGGCGGGCGTGGGCATTGCGTTGGTGCAGACCTTGCTTCCGGCCTTCATCAAGCGCCATTTCGCGCATGAGATGGGACGGGTTTTCGGGCTTTACACCACCGGCATCATGGCGGGCGCGGCCATCGCGGCGGCGGGCGCGGCGGGGCTGGCCGGCCAGATGGGCTGGCCAGCCGCGTTGGCATTCTGGAGCCTGCCCGCGGTGGTGGCGCTGCCCCTGTGGCTGAACGCGGCGCGCGGTCAGTCGTCGCGCGGTCAGTCGGCCCGCCGCGCATCGCCACGCCTGCCCGCTTCGCGCCCGGCGCCGCACAGTTTCTGGCGCAACTTGCGGGCGTGGGAGCTGATGCTGTTTTTCGGCATCGGCACCGGCGCCTACACGCTGGTGTTGGCGTGGTTGCCGCCGTTCTACACCAGTCTGGGTTGGGCGCCTTCCGCCGCGGGCTTTCTGCTGGGCGGCCTGACCTTGGCGGAAGTCATGGCCGGCCTTGCCGTCTCGGCCTGGATCGGCAGGTTTCCCGATCGCCGCACGCCGCTTGCGGCGGTCCTCGTCATCCTGATCTGCGGGCTGGCGTGCCTGATCCTTGCCCCGCTCAACCTGGCGCTGCTTGCCTGCCTGCTATTGGGCGTGGGCATCGGCGCGCTCTTTCCGCTGTCGCTGATCGTGGCGATGGACCATGTGGACGATCCGGCCCAGGCCGGGATGCTGGCGGCGTTTGTGCAGGGCGGGGGCTATGTGATCGCGAGTTTCATGCCGCTGCTGGCGGGCGTGCTGCGCGACCGGTTTTCCAGCCTGAGCCAGGCCTGGGTCGTGATGCTTGGCGGCGCCATAGTCCTGCTGGCGCTTGCCCTGCGGTTTTCGCCCGCCTCGTACCGGCGGATCGCCGCATGAAATCGTCTGAATAAAAAAAGCGCCGCGCCCTCGCAAGGGCCGGCGCTTTTCGGGTGGCGGTCGCGGCAAGCCGCGGCGCGTCACTGTTGCACGTTACTTCTTTTTCATCGGCGGCAAATCCGTGCAGACGCCTTCGGCGACTTCCGCGGCCATACCCACCGATTCGCCCAGGGTCGGGTGCGGGTGGATGGTCTTGGCGATGTCGACGACGTCGGCGCCCATTTCCACGGCCAGGGCCAGCTCGCTGATCAGGTCGCCCGCGTGGGTGCCCACGATGCTGCCGCCCAGGATGCGATGCGTTTCGGCGTCGAAGATGAGCTTGGTGAAGCCTTCGTCGCGGCCGTTGGCGATGGCGCGGCCGGAGGCGGCCCACGGGAAGACGCCCTTCTCGATCTTGATGCCCTGCTTCTTGGCTTCGTCTTCGGTCAGGCCGACCCACGCCACTTCCGGATCGGTGTAGGCCACCGACGGGATGACGCGCGCATCGAAGAAGGACTTCTGGCCGGCGGCGGCTTCGGCGGCGACGTGGCCTTCATGCACGGCCTTGTGGGCCAGCATGGGTTGGCCGACGATGTCGCCGATGGCGTAGATGTGCGGCACGTTGGTGCGCATCTGGCGGTCGACCTCGATGAAACCGCGGTCGGTGACGGCGATGCCCGCCTTGTCGGCGCCGATCTTCTTGCCGTTGGGGCTGCGGCCCACGGCCTGCAGGACCAGGTCGTAGCGCTGCGGTTCCTTGGGCGCGCCCTCGCCTTCAAAGCTGACGTAGATGCCGTCCTTTTTGGCTTCGGCGCCCACGGTCTTGGTCTTCAACATGATGTTGTCGAAGCGGTAGGCGTTCTTCTTCTGCCACACCTTGACCAGGTCGCGGTCGGCGCCCTGCATCAGGCCGTCCAGCATTTCCACCACGTCCAGGCGCGCGCCCAGCGTGGAGTACACCGTGCCCATCTCCAGGCCGATGATGCCGCCGCCGATGATGAGCATCTTCTTGGGCACTTCACGCAGCAGCAAGGCGCCGGTGGAGTCGACGATGCGGTCGTCTTCGGGCAGGAACGGCAGCTTCACCGACTGGCTGCCGGCGGCGATGATGGCCTGCTTGAAGCGCAGGGTCTGGGTCTTGCCGTCGGCCGCCTTGACGGTCAGGTGGTTGGCGTCGGCGAATTCGCCCACGCCGGTGACCACGGTGACCTTGCGCGCCTTGGCCATGCCCGCGAGGCCGCCGGTCAGCTTGGCGACCACGCTGTCCTTGTAGCCGCGCAGCTTGTCCAGGTCGATCTTGGGCTCGCCGAAGCTGATGCCGTGGGCGGCCAGTTCGCGGGCTTCGTCGATGATGGCAGCGTTGTGCAGCAGCGCCTTGGACGGGATGCAGCCCACGTTCAGGCAGACGCCGCCCAGCGTGCTGTAGCGTTCGACCAGGACCACGGACAGGCCCAGGTCGGCGGCGCGGAAGGCGGCGGAGTAGCCGCCAGGGCCCGCGCCCAGGACCAGCATGTCGTATTCGGCGTCGGCCGAGCCGCTGTAGGTGGCGGCGGCAGGCGCGGCAGCCTTGGCGGCGGGCGCTTCAGACTTGGAAGCGTCCTTCGCGGCCGCCTTGGCGTCGGACTTGGCATCCGCCTTGGGGGCTTCTTCCTTGGCGGCGCCGGCCGCTTCCACTTCCAGCACGACGGCGCCTTCGGCAACCTTGTCGCCGACCTTCACGGCGATGGACTTCACCACGCCGCCCTGCGACGCGGGGATTTCCATCGAGGCCTTGTCGGATTCCACGGTGATCAGGCTTTGTTCGGCCTTGATCGTGTCGCCCACGGCCACCAGCACCTCGATGACTTCCACTTCCTTGAAGTCGCCGATGTCCGGCACTTTGATTTGAACGGTATTGCTCATAGGGCTCCCCGTTTACAGCGCGATGCGGCGGAAGTCGGCCAGCAAGGCGCCCAGATAGGCGTTGAAGCGGGCAGCCGAGGCGCCGTCGATGACGCGGTGGTCGTAGGACAGCGACAGCGGCACCATCAGGCGCGGCACGAACTGCTTGCCGTCCCACACGGGCTTGTGCGCGGAGCGCGACACGCCCAGGATGGCGACTTCAGGCGCGTTGATGATGGGCGTGAACGAGGTGCCGCCAATACCGCCGAGCGACGAGATCGAGAAGCAGCCGCCCTGCATTTCGGCGGGCGAGATCTTGCCGTCGCGGGCCTTCTTGGACAGGTCGGTCATTTCCTGGGCGATCTGCAGGATGCCCTTCTTGTCGGCATCGCGGATCACCGGCACCACCAGCCCGTTGGGCGTGTCGGCCGCAAAGCCGATGTGGTAGTACTGCTTGAGCACCAGGTTGTCGCCGTCCAGGGACGCGTTGAACTCGGGGAATTTCTTCAGGGCCGCGACCACGGCCTTGATCAGGAAGGCCAGCATGGTGACCTTGATGCCCGACTTCTCGTTTTCCTTGTTCAGCGTGACGCGCAGCGCTTCCAGGTCGGTGATGTCCGCTTCGTCGTTGTTGGTGACGTGCGGGATCATGACCCAGTTGCGGTGCAGGTTCGCGCCCGAGATCTTCTTGATGCGCGACAGCGGCTTGGCTTCGATGGGGCCGAACTTGGTGAAGTCGACCTTCGGCCACGGCAGGAGGCCCAGCGCGGCGCCATCGGCCGAGCCGCCGGCGGCGGCAGCCGCCGGGGCCGCGGACAGGGCCTGCTTGACGAATCCGCGGACGTCGTCGGCGGTGATGCGTTCCTTGGGACCCGTGCCCTTCACCTTGGAAAGGTTCACGCCCAGTTCACGCGCGAACTTGCGCACGGACGGCGAAGCGTGGGGCAACTGGCCGGGCTTGAGGTTGGCGTCTTCGAGCGCGGCGGCGGGGGCCGGGCGCGCGGCAGGTGCAGCGGCCGGCGCAGCTTCAACTTTGGCTTCGGCCTTGGCTTCCGACTTGGCAGCCGGCGCGGCTTCGGCCTTGGCTGCGGGCGCCGCGCCTTGCTGCGCGCCGCCTTCCACCACCACCACGACCGAACCCTTGGCGACCTTGTCGCCGACCTTGACCTTCACTTCCTTGACCACGCCGCCCTGCGAGGCCGGGATCTCCATCGAGGCCTTGTCGGACTCGACGGTGATCAGTCTCTGCTCGGCCTTGATGGTGTCGCCGACGGCGACCATGACTTCGATGACTTCCACTTCCTTGAAGTCGCCGATGTCGGGCACTTCGATCTCGACCGGGCCCGTGGAGGCGGCCGGGGCCGGGGCCGACGCTTCGGCCTTGTGGGCAGCGGCGGCGGCCTGCTTGGGTTCTTCCTTGGCGGCCGGTTTGGAGTCGGCCTTGGGAGCCTCTTCCTTGGCGGCGCCGGCGTCGGCGGCTTCCACTTCCAGCACGACCGCGCCTTCGGCGACCTTGTCGCCGACCTTCACGGCGATGGACTTCACGACGCCGCCCTGCGACGCCGGGATTTCCATCGAGGCCTTGTCGGATTCGACCGTGATCAGGCTCTGTTCCGCCTTGATCGTGTCGCCCACGGCAACCAGCACTTCAATGACTTCCACTTCCTTGAAGTCGCCGATGTCGGGAACCTTGATTTGCACGATGTTGCTCATGTCTCTTTACCCTCAGGCGTATTGCGGGTTGGCTTTGTTCGGATTGATGCCGTACTTCTTGATGGCTTCGGCCACCTTGGCAACCGGCACCTTGCCTTCGTCGGCCAGCGCGCGCAGGGCGGCGACCACGACGAAGTGGCGGTCCACCTCGAAGTGCTCGCGCAGCTTGGCGCGGAAATCCGAGCGGCCGAAACCATCGGTGCCCAGCACCTTGTATTCGCGGCCCTTGGGCACGAACGGACGGATCTGGTCCGCAAAGAGCTTCATGTAGTCGGTCGACGCGATGATCGGGCCTTCCGTCTTGGCCAGCTGTTCCGTGACGTAAGCGACCTGCGGCTTCTTCTCGTCGGGGTGCAGCATGTTGTGGCGTTCGACGTCCAGGCCGTTGCGGCGCAGCTCGGTGAAGCTGGTGACGCTCCAGAGGTCCGATGCGACATCCCAATCGGAAGCCAGCAGTTCCTGCGCGGCCATGACTTCCCGCAGGATGGTGCCCGAGCCCATGAGCTGCACGCGGTTCTTGCCCTTGCCGTGCGACTTGAGCTTGTACATGCCCTTGATGATGCCTTCCTCGTCGCCCTGGGTCAGACCGGGCTGCGGGTAGTTTTCGTTCATCACCGTCAGGTAGTAATAGACGTTTTCCTGGTCTTCCACCATGCGCTTCAAGCCATGCTGGATGATCACGGCGAGCTCGTGGCCGAACGTCGGGTCGTAGGACACGCAGTTCGGGATGGTCGAGGCCAGGATGTGGCTGTGGCCGTCTTCGTGCTGCAGGCCTTCGCCGTTCAGCGTCGTGCGGCCGGCGGTGCCGCCCAGCAGGAAGCCGCGCGCCTGCATGTCGCCGGCGGCCCAGGCCAGGTCGCCGATGCGCTGGAACCCGAACATCGAGTAGTAGATGAAGAACGGGATCATGATGCGGTTGTTCGAGGAGTACGACGTGGCCGCCGCAATCCACGAGCTCATCGCGCCCGCTTCGTTGATGCCTTCCTGCAGGAGCTGGCCGTCGGCCGACTCCTTGTAGTACATGACCTGGTCCTTGTCGACCGGGACGTACTTCTGGCCTTCCGGCGCGTAGATGCCGATCTGGCGGAACAGGCCTTCCATGCCGAAGGTGCGCGATTCGTCGGCCAGGATCGGCACGACGCGCGGGCCCAGTTCCTTGTCGCGCAGCACCTGGTTCAGGATGCGCACGAAAGCCTGGGTGGTGGAGATTTCACGGCCGTCGGCGGTGGGCTCCAGCACGGCCTTGAAGGCGTCCAGCGCGGGGGCCTTCAGTTGCTCGTCGGCCTTGGCGCGGCGGCGCGGCAGATAGCCGCCCAGCGCGGCGCGGCGCTCGTGCAGGTACTTCATTTCGGGCGAGTCTTCCGCCGGCTTGAAGTACGGCAGGTCCGCCAGCTTGTCGTCCGGGATGGGGATGCCGAAGCGGTCGCGGAATTCGCGGATGGAGTCCAGCTCCAGCTTCTTTTGCTGGTGGGTCGGGTTCTTGGCCTGGCCCACGTGGCCCATGCCGTAGCCCTTGATGGTCTTGGCCAGGATGACGGTCGGCTGGCCGGTGTGGTCGCTGGCCGACTTGAAGGCGGCGTACACCTTGTGGGGATCATGGCCGCCGCGGTTCAGGCGCCAGATGTCCTCGTCGCTCATGCGCGACACGGCTTCCAGCAGCTTGGGGTGCTTGCCGAAGAAGTGTTCGCGGACGAACTTGCCGTCATTGGCCTTGTACGCCTGGTACTCGCCGTCGACGGTTTCTTCCATGATCTGGCGCAGGATGCCTTCCTTGTCGTGCGCGAGCAGCGGATCCCAGTAGCCGCCCCAGATCAGCTTGATGACGTTCCAGCCCGAACCGCGGAAGTCGCCTTCCAGTTCCTGGATGATCTTGCCGTTGCCGCGCACCGGGCCGTCCAGGCGCTGCAGGTTGCAGTTGATGACGAAGATCAGGTTGTCGAGCTTTTCGCGGGCCGCCAGGGCGATGGCGCCCAGGGACTCGGGTTCGTCCATTTCGCCGTCGCCGCAGAACACCCAGACCTTGCGGTTGCTGGTGTCGGCGATGCCGCGGGCGTGCAGGTACTTCAGGAAGCGGGCCTGGTAGATGGCCATCAGCGGGCCCAGGCCCATCGACACGGTCGGGAACTGCCAGAAGTCCGGCATCAGCTTCGGATGCGGGTACGAGGACAGGCCCTTGCCGTCGACTTCCTGGCGGAAGTGGTTCAGCTGTTCTTCGGTCAGGCGGCCTTCGAGGTAGGCGCGGCCATACATGCCGGGCGAGGTGTGGCCCTGGAAGTAGACCAGGTCGCCGCCGTGGCCTTCGTCTTCAGCGTGCCAGAAGTGGTTCTGGCCGCAGCCGATCATGGTGGCCAGCGAGGCGAACGACGCGATGTGGCCGCCCAGGTCGCCGCCGTCGGGCGGGTTGTGCTTGTTGGCCTTGACCACCATGGCCATGGCATTCCAGCGCACGTACGAGCGGATGCGCGATTCCAGTTCCAGGTTGCCGGGATGCGCCGGCTCCAGGCCGGGCGGAATCGTGTTGACGTAAGCGGTGTTGGGCGAGAACGGGATGTGGGCGCCGGAGCGACGGGCTTCGTCGATCAGGCGTTCCAGCAGGTAATGGGCGCGCTGCGGTCCTTCGCGGTCGAGGACTGCCGCCAGGGCTTCGAGCCACTCCTGGGTTTCAAGGGTGTCTTCGTCGTTGGCGGCCTGCACGGCGCCAGCCTGGGCGTTAGAGGACATCGTGTGTCTCCTGTTGGGGTTCGTCGTGACCACACACCCGCTTATTTATCTACTCGCGGACATTGCATGGTAGCCGGGATCATCCGGGCTACCATGTGATGCATGGGGTCGGGGTGTTCTAAGGACCTGCCAGGGCCGGTTTCCCTATCAGGCGGCATTCTAAGAAAGAAGATTAACCGGTCGCAAGGAAAATTTCATGTTGCGGTACGGCATTTCATAATACGGAAAGTTGACCCGAAGCTGAATGCCGGAACGCCATACTTTTTATGGCCTAGCCCGAACGCAGGGCTTGATTCCCGGCAATTCCCTTCCAACACGCACTAAAATGCGCGGTCTATCCGGCCCGAATTCCATGTCCAGCGCGCCCAAGTCCAATATTCCTACGCCTTTCCACGACCACGCCCGTACCCGGCGGCGCGGGGTGTACTGGGTCACGCCCGCGATGGTGCTGATCCTCTATATCTGTGTGATGGGCGTCTTCTTCTGGCTGCAGCGCATCCATGACGACAGCGTCATGTTTGTCACGATAGACCAGG includes:
- a CDS encoding putative motility protein; protein product: MDASVNNTVNSALALRDANLMMEVQASVTKKAINAQADSVATLMQSLPVLAIDGTLGSRINTHA
- a CDS encoding MarR family winged helix-turn-helix transcriptional regulator, with product MKDRARRAREEWQRERPDIDANVMALVGRLLEATHLLERHWFLPLAAQFELHQGEFDVIATLRRSGHPYAMTPTELHEGLMLSSGAMTSRLDRLERKGLIERVPSPNDRRSTLVRLTPAGLALIDKMLPLHVANEQQALSSLTQKEQGQLDALLAKLIVGLAAKPAD
- a CDS encoding MFS transporter: MRSLPFRPLLVVVAIVAVALNLRPALAAIGPLLDMIQAATGATHTQASLLTTLPVFVMGLCALAGRHVTGRLSERGGIGLGLALVALACLARYVAVDTYGLLLTAAVAGVGIALVQTLLPAFIKRHFAHEMGRVFGLYTTGIMAGAAIAAAGAAGLAGQMGWPAALAFWSLPAVVALPLWLNAARGQSSRGQSARRASPRLPASRPAPHSFWRNLRAWELMLFFGIGTGAYTLVLAWLPPFYTSLGWAPSAAGFLLGGLTLAEVMAGLAVSAWIGRFPDRRTPLAAVLVILICGLACLILAPLNLALLACLLLGVGIGALFPLSLIVAMDHVDDPAQAGMLAAFVQGGGYVIASFMPLLAGVLRDRFSSLSQAWVVMLGGAIVLLALALRFSPASYRRIAA
- the lpdA gene encoding dihydrolipoyl dehydrogenase → MSNTVQIKVPDIGDFKEVEVIEVLVAVGDTIKAEQSLITVESDKASMEIPASQGGVVKSIAVKVGDKVAEGAVVLEVEAAGAAKEEAPKADAKSDAKAAAKDASKSEAPAAKAAAPAAATYSGSADAEYDMLVLGAGPGGYSAAFRAADLGLSVVLVERYSTLGGVCLNVGCIPSKALLHNAAIIDEARELAAHGISFGEPKIDLDKLRGYKDSVVAKLTGGLAGMAKARKVTVVTGVGEFADANHLTVKAADGKTQTLRFKQAIIAAGSQSVKLPFLPEDDRIVDSTGALLLREVPKKMLIIGGGIIGLEMGTVYSTLGARLDVVEMLDGLMQGADRDLVKVWQKKNAYRFDNIMLKTKTVGAEAKKDGIYVSFEGEGAPKEPQRYDLVLQAVGRSPNGKKIGADKAGIAVTDRGFIEVDRQMRTNVPHIYAIGDIVGQPMLAHKAVHEGHVAAEAAAGQKSFFDARVIPSVAYTDPEVAWVGLTEDEAKKQGIKIEKGVFPWAASGRAIANGRDEGFTKLIFDAETHRILGGSIVGTHAGDLISELALAVEMGADVVDIAKTIHPHPTLGESVGMAAEVAEGVCTDLPPMKKK
- the aceF gene encoding dihydrolipoyllysine-residue acetyltransferase, with the translated sequence MSNIVQIKVPDIGDFKEVEVIEVLVAVGDTIKAEQSLITVESDKASMEIPASQGGVVKSIAVKVGDKVAEGAVVLEVEAADAGAAKEEAPKADSKPAAKEEPKQAAAAAHKAEASAPAPAASTGPVEIEVPDIGDFKEVEVIEVMVAVGDTIKAEQRLITVESDKASMEIPASQGGVVKEVKVKVGDKVAKGSVVVVVEGGAQQGAAPAAKAEAAPAAKSEAKAEAKVEAAPAAAPAARPAPAAALEDANLKPGQLPHASPSVRKFARELGVNLSKVKGTGPKERITADDVRGFVKQALSAAPAAAAAGGSADGAALGLLPWPKVDFTKFGPIEAKPLSRIKKISGANLHRNWVMIPHVTNNDEADITDLEALRVTLNKENEKSGIKVTMLAFLIKAVVAALKKFPEFNASLDGDNLVLKQYYHIGFAADTPNGLVVPVIRDADKKGILQIAQEMTDLSKKARDGKISPAEMQGGCFSISSLGGIGGTSFTPIINAPEVAILGVSRSAHKPVWDGKQFVPRLMVPLSLSYDHRVIDGASAARFNAYLGALLADFRRIAL
- the aceE gene encoding pyruvate dehydrogenase (acetyl-transferring), homodimeric type translates to MSSNAQAGAVQAANDEDTLETQEWLEALAAVLDREGPQRAHYLLERLIDEARRSGAHIPFSPNTAYVNTIPPGLEPAHPGNLELESRIRSYVRWNAMAMVVKANKHNPPDGGDLGGHIASFASLATMIGCGQNHFWHAEDEGHGGDLVYFQGHTSPGMYGRAYLEGRLTEEQLNHFRQEVDGKGLSSYPHPKLMPDFWQFPTVSMGLGPLMAIYQARFLKYLHARGIADTSNRKVWVFCGDGEMDEPESLGAIALAAREKLDNLIFVINCNLQRLDGPVRGNGKIIQELEGDFRGSGWNVIKLIWGGYWDPLLAHDKEGILRQIMEETVDGEYQAYKANDGKFVREHFFGKHPKLLEAVSRMSDEDIWRLNRGGHDPHKVYAAFKSASDHTGQPTVILAKTIKGYGMGHVGQAKNPTHQQKKLELDSIREFRDRFGIPIPDDKLADLPYFKPAEDSPEMKYLHERRAALGGYLPRRRAKADEQLKAPALDAFKAVLEPTADGREISTTQAFVRILNQVLRDKELGPRVVPILADESRTFGMEGLFRQIGIYAPEGQKYVPVDKDQVMYYKESADGQLLQEGINEAGAMSSWIAAATSYSSNNRIMIPFFIYYSMFGFQRIGDLAWAAGDMQARGFLLGGTAGRTTLNGEGLQHEDGHSHILASTIPNCVSYDPTFGHELAVIIQHGLKRMVEDQENVYYYLTVMNENYPQPGLTQGDEEGIIKGMYKLKSHGKGKNRVQLMGSGTILREVMAAQELLASDWDVASDLWSVTSFTELRRNGLDVERHNMLHPDEKKPQVAYVTEQLAKTEGPIIASTDYMKLFADQIRPFVPKGREYKVLGTDGFGRSDFRAKLREHFEVDRHFVVVAALRALADEGKVPVAKVAEAIKKYGINPNKANPQYA